The following are encoded together in the Rhodospirillaceae bacterium genome:
- the rfbB gene encoding dTDP-glucose 4,6-dehydratase, with protein MKILVTGGAGFIGTELCRLLLSQPDVHILNVDCLSYAANLDGIRDLSVNDRYTFETGDVRDASKITALIEMFLPTAIIHLAAESHVDRSIDDSSDFISTNILGTQILLDSVLGYWKKLDFEEQKVFRFLHVSTDEVFGSLGEEGKFREDSPYRPNSPYAASKAASNHLARAWHQTYGLPVLITNCSNNFGPYQFPEKLIPLMIGNALEGRPLPVYGSGQNIRDWLYVEDHARALLMVTQKGRVGETYNIGGGSERKNLDLVKELCNILDRLCPSSSIRSYSKLISFVEDRPGHDLRYSVDDSKIRKELQWKPKWNFEMGLEKTVLWYLNNRGWMEKVKVNSYSHARRGLVSR; from the coding sequence ATGAAAATTTTAGTAACTGGCGGGGCGGGTTTTATTGGGACTGAACTTTGCCGCCTTCTGCTTTCCCAGCCCGATGTACATATCTTAAATGTAGATTGTTTGTCATATGCTGCTAATTTGGATGGGATCAGGGATCTTTCTGTCAACGACAGGTATACCTTTGAAACGGGCGATGTCCGTGATGCTTCTAAGATAACAGCATTAATAGAGATGTTTTTACCAACCGCCATAATACATTTGGCTGCGGAAAGTCATGTCGATCGATCTATTGATGATAGCTCGGACTTTATTAGCACTAATATTTTAGGAACTCAAATTTTGTTAGACTCTGTTCTGGGGTATTGGAAGAAACTAGATTTTGAAGAGCAAAAGGTGTTTCGATTCCTTCATGTGTCTACGGATGAGGTCTTTGGTTCCCTTGGAGAGGAAGGTAAATTTAGAGAAGATAGTCCGTACAGACCTAATTCCCCGTATGCAGCTTCCAAAGCGGCGTCTAACCATCTCGCGCGCGCTTGGCATCAGACCTATGGTTTACCCGTTCTTATTACAAATTGTTCTAATAATTTTGGACCCTACCAGTTTCCCGAAAAACTCATACCCTTGATGATTGGGAATGCATTAGAAGGGAGGCCCTTACCCGTGTATGGGAGTGGCCAGAATATTCGCGATTGGCTGTATGTGGAAGATCATGCCCGGGCTCTATTGATGGTAACCCAAAAAGGGAGGGTGGGTGAGACTTATAATATAGGAGGGGGGTCGGAACGAAAAAATTTAGATTTAGTTAAAGAGCTTTGTAACATTTTGGATCGTTTATGCCCCAGTTCCAGCATTCGCTCTTATTCTAAATTAATTTCATTTGTTGAGGATCGACCCGGACATGATTTGCGGTATTCCGTGGATGATTCCAAGATTAGGAAAGAACTTCAATGGAAGCCAAAATGGAACTTTGAGATGGGGTTGGAGAAAACAGTGTTGTGGTATCTGAATAATCGTGGTTGGATGGAAAAAGTAAAAGTAAATTCCTATTCTCATGCGCGCCGTGGGTTGGTAAGTCGGTGA
- a CDS encoding SAM-dependent methyltransferase yields the protein MTNCRSCETPIKAFMSFGQQPLANALQQPGRQESVEKFYELAPAVCPNCQLFQLINQPPPKTMFTERYPFLTSSSRSMTKHFEEFALNLMTNLPEMENASFVVEIGSNDGTLLQPFARSKIKHLGIEPSPNVADVAIKRNLNTKVAFFNSDTASEIYEQYGPADLIIAANVIGHIPDIIDLGRGVAKLLGPDGKFVFEAVYLSDVLRNVAFDQLYDEHVFTFSATSVLNVFKQHGLELVKLEHQNVHGGSMRFYLAHRGRHPVDHSVPLILHAEEKQGLDSLETYYAFKLATEKIRHQLTSKIIELNDHGASVTGYGATAKSTTILNYCDLGPDHIEWIQDSTKEKQGLLTPGSHIPIVSQEVFRHSNPDYAVLFAWNHRAEIEEKEKKWRASGGKWITYVPKVNIE from the coding sequence ATGACCAATTGTCGCTCATGTGAAACACCAATAAAAGCCTTCATGTCTTTTGGCCAGCAACCGCTAGCTAACGCCCTACAACAACCTGGTCGACAGGAATCTGTGGAAAAATTCTATGAATTAGCACCCGCTGTCTGCCCTAATTGCCAGTTGTTTCAATTGATAAACCAACCCCCGCCAAAAACCATGTTTACTGAGCGTTATCCCTTTCTTACCTCTTCCTCTCGCAGCATGACTAAACATTTTGAAGAATTTGCGCTAAATCTCATGACCAATCTCCCTGAAATGGAAAACGCTAGTTTTGTGGTAGAGATTGGATCAAATGACGGCACCCTACTCCAACCATTTGCTAGGTCAAAAATTAAACATCTCGGAATTGAACCATCCCCCAATGTAGCCGATGTAGCGATCAAGCGTAACTTAAATACAAAAGTCGCTTTTTTTAACAGTGATACTGCTTCGGAAATATATGAGCAATATGGACCCGCAGACCTAATAATAGCTGCCAATGTTATTGGCCACATTCCGGATATTATTGATCTTGGAAGAGGAGTTGCAAAACTGCTAGGCCCGGATGGTAAATTTGTTTTTGAAGCAGTGTACTTAAGTGATGTTTTACGAAACGTGGCATTTGATCAATTATATGATGAACATGTCTTTACCTTCTCAGCCACATCTGTTCTCAACGTTTTCAAGCAACATGGTTTAGAATTAGTAAAATTAGAACATCAAAATGTACATGGAGGCTCCATGCGCTTCTACCTAGCCCACAGGGGCCGCCATCCCGTTGATCATTCAGTCCCCTTAATTCTTCACGCTGAAGAAAAGCAAGGCCTGGATTCCTTGGAGACTTATTATGCTTTTAAGTTAGCTACAGAAAAAATTCGTCATCAGCTTACAAGTAAAATAATAGAGCTAAATGACCATGGAGCCAGCGTAACCGGATATGGTGCCACCGCAAAAAGTACCACAATTTTAAATTACTGCGATTTAGGACCAGACCACATTGAGTGGATACAAGATTCAACCAAAGAAAAACAAGGTTTGTTAACTCCTGGTAGCCATATACCGATAGTGTCGCAAGAAGTTTTCCGTCATTCCAACCCAGACTATGCTGTCTTATTCGCCTGGAACCATAGAGCCGAAATTGAAGAAAAGGAGAAAAAATGGCGCGCCAGCGGAGGAAAATGGATCACTTATGTCCCAAAGGTCAACATTGAATAG
- the bioB gene encoding biotin synthase BioB: MDNRRYRPGETGHQDNLDGEVRNDWVLDEVGSLFDLPFNDLLFKAQKIHRIWFNPNKVQMSTLLSIKTGGCPEDCGYCSQSIKFDTGLDASSLMKVEEVLRAARQAKEGGATRFCMGAAWRNPKDRDMGAICAMIEGVNSLGMESCATLGMLTADQAKQLKTAGLNYYNHNIDTSRRYYKEIISTRTMDDRIETLDHVRGAGLNVCCGGIIGMGESRDDRIDMLHALATMPSHPQSVPINRLVRVEGTPLSGSNDLDSFDFVKTIAVARILMPKSVVRLSAGREDMNEEFQALCFVAGANSIFIGEELLTTPNPELAQDRDMFARLGIESMMAHECPAEI, from the coding sequence ATGGACAACAGGAGATACCGGCCTGGGGAAACTGGTCATCAAGATAATTTAGACGGGGAAGTAAGGAACGACTGGGTTTTAGACGAGGTGGGTTCACTTTTTGATCTTCCATTTAATGATCTTCTATTTAAGGCCCAAAAAATCCATAGGATTTGGTTTAATCCCAATAAGGTGCAAATGAGCACCCTTTTATCGATAAAAACGGGCGGATGTCCAGAGGATTGTGGGTACTGTAGTCAGAGTATCAAATTTGATACCGGTCTTGATGCAAGTTCTCTAATGAAGGTTGAAGAGGTGCTTAGAGCTGCCCGACAGGCGAAAGAGGGTGGGGCCACTAGATTTTGTATGGGTGCTGCATGGAGAAATCCGAAAGACCGCGATATGGGTGCTATCTGTGCAATGATTGAGGGAGTTAATTCCTTGGGAATGGAGTCATGCGCAACCTTAGGTATGCTGACCGCGGATCAAGCGAAGCAGCTTAAAACAGCGGGCTTAAACTACTATAATCATAATATCGATACTTCTCGCCGCTACTATAAGGAGATTATTTCAACCAGGACTATGGACGATCGTATTGAGACCTTAGATCACGTTAGGGGTGCTGGCTTGAATGTATGTTGTGGCGGGATTATTGGAATGGGTGAGTCGCGGGACGATAGAATAGATATGCTGCATGCTCTTGCTACCATGCCTTCACATCCCCAGAGCGTACCCATCAACAGGCTCGTTCGAGTAGAAGGTACGCCGCTCAGTGGATCCAATGATCTGGACTCATTTGATTTTGTAAAGACAATTGCAGTAGCTAGGATTCTTATGCCAAAGTCTGTCGTTCGGTTATCCGCTGGCCGGGAAGATATGAATGAAGAATTCCAAGCGTTGTGCTTTGTAGCTGGAGCTAATTCCATATTTATTGGTGAGGAATTGTTAACTACTCCAAATCCGGAGTTAGCTCAAGATAGAGATATGTTTGCGCGTTTGGGTATTGAGTCTATGATGGCCCACGAGTGCCCAGCAGAGATCTAA
- a CDS encoding sulfite reductase, with translation MYRYDEFDHTLVQERVQQFRGQVTRRLNGDLDEEEFKQLRLRNGLYLQLHAYMLRVAIPYGTLASKQMRKLAHIARKYDRSYGHFTTRQNIQYNWPKLVDVPEILSELAEVEMHAIQTSGNCIRNVTADHLAGVASGEVEDPRVYAELVRQWSTLHPEISWLPRKFKIAVIGTEEDRAAMRVHDIGLRIKVGSSGETGFEVLAGGGLGRTPYIAPTVKDFLKKEHLLSYLEAILRVYNQLGRRDNLYKARIKILVDSVGIERFRTLVENEWEKIKDGPLTVPKEEFTRILSYFAPPQYAVTGLQPERFELEKRDNFDFAQWCATNVSDHKQAGYSIITISLKPIGAPPGDASAEQMDLVADLAERFSHDEIRVTHEQNLVLPHVRTDEVYLVWKELMDGGLATANAGLITDMITCPGLDYCNLANARSIPVAQDIAKRFSDIEQQHDIGEFKIKISGCINACGHHHVGHIGVLGVDKKGEEFYQITLGGSGAEDASLGKIVGRAFAYDEVVDAVETIVDTYVEQRESGERFLDTYRRVGMKPFKESLYGTA, from the coding sequence ATGTACAGATATGACGAGTTTGACCACACTTTGGTCCAGGAAAGAGTGCAGCAGTTCCGTGGACAGGTAACCCGGAGACTTAACGGAGACCTTGATGAAGAAGAGTTTAAGCAGTTACGTCTCCGAAATGGACTATATTTGCAGCTTCATGCTTATATGCTAAGGGTTGCAATTCCATACGGAACTCTTGCATCCAAACAGATGAGAAAATTGGCACACATTGCAAGAAAATATGATCGCAGCTATGGACATTTTACTACACGCCAAAATATTCAATATAATTGGCCAAAATTGGTTGATGTACCGGAGATCCTTTCTGAACTAGCTGAAGTTGAAATGCATGCTATTCAGACAAGTGGAAATTGTATTAGAAATGTTACTGCAGATCACCTTGCGGGAGTCGCATCCGGTGAAGTGGAAGACCCTCGTGTCTATGCTGAACTTGTTAGGCAGTGGTCGACTTTACATCCTGAAATTTCGTGGCTGCCTCGAAAATTTAAGATAGCCGTTATAGGAACTGAAGAAGATCGTGCTGCAATGCGTGTTCATGATATCGGCTTAAGGATTAAGGTTGGCTCTTCAGGCGAAACAGGTTTTGAGGTGCTCGCTGGGGGAGGGCTAGGTCGAACACCTTATATCGCCCCTACGGTTAAGGATTTCCTCAAAAAAGAACATCTTTTAAGCTACTTAGAGGCAATACTTCGAGTATACAATCAGTTGGGAAGGCGGGACAATCTTTATAAGGCGCGCATAAAGATTCTTGTTGATAGCGTAGGAATTGAGAGGTTTCGAACTCTTGTCGAAAATGAGTGGGAAAAGATAAAGGATGGTCCTTTAACTGTTCCCAAGGAGGAGTTCACGCGGATTTTATCTTATTTTGCTCCTCCACAATATGCGGTTACTGGGCTCCAACCGGAAAGATTTGAACTAGAGAAGAGAGATAATTTTGATTTTGCTCAGTGGTGCGCGACAAATGTAAGTGACCATAAGCAAGCGGGCTACTCTATTATAACTATTTCACTAAAACCAATTGGGGCACCTCCAGGCGACGCTTCGGCGGAGCAAATGGATTTGGTTGCTGACCTAGCAGAACGATTTAGTCACGATGAAATCCGAGTTACGCATGAGCAAAATCTAGTGCTGCCTCACGTCCGAACTGATGAGGTTTATCTTGTGTGGAAAGAATTGATGGACGGCGGTCTAGCTACGGCTAATGCGGGGCTCATAACGGACATGATAACCTGCCCGGGTCTTGACTATTGTAATTTAGCTAATGCTCGTTCCATACCAGTTGCCCAAGATATTGCGAAGCGATTTTCCGATATTGAACAGCAGCATGATATTGGTGAGTTTAAGATAAAGATATCAGGGTGCATAAACGCATGTGGCCATCATCATGTGGGACATATTGGAGTACTCGGCGTCGATAAAAAAGGTGAAGAGTTCTATCAAATAACACTCGGAGGCAGCGGAGCTGAAGATGCTTCGTTGGGAAAAATTGTGGGACGGGCCTTTGCTTATGATGAGGTGGTGGATGCGGTCGAGACGATAGTTGATACCTACGTTGAACAGCGTGAAAGTGGAGAACGATTCTTGGATACTTATCGCCGGGTGGGCATGAAACCATTTAAGGAATCTCTTTATGGCACTGCTTAA
- a CDS encoding nitrite reductase, with protein MMGKVATANYLRGGEIVYFTASHQWSHDLEDALVAFDDGSELLRSASLGEQAQIVVSLYLIDVEDTKDGLKVLSQRERIRAMGPTV; from the coding sequence GTGATGGGAAAAGTTGCTACAGCAAATTATCTTAGAGGTGGTGAAATTGTGTATTTCACAGCATCTCACCAATGGTCGCATGACTTAGAAGATGCACTGGTAGCTTTTGATGATGGATCTGAACTACTCCGTTCGGCATCTTTGGGAGAACAAGCACAGATAGTGGTTTCTTTGTATTTAATAGATGTCGAAGATACTAAGGATGGCTTAAAGGTTTTAAGCCAGCGGGAGAGAATTCGAGCTATGGGGCCTACCGTATAA
- the cobA gene encoding uroporphyrinogen-III C-methyltransferase, producing the protein MTTASSDSGRRARGVRSNEIRRHLPLFVDLVRKECLVVGSGSLAIEKARLLLDFGAFVTILGSMHSKELRVLQGLYSGCSIVNANFSDYDLSGVTLIVSATESSEDDILIGETAIAARIPVNVVDNIALSTFTFPAVVDRGSIQVGIGSNGRSPGLVTKLKDELELSLPQDLGSIADLIFQMRPAVKEILPTLELRRKFWRRLLKDESAGLFLSRKNGLERKDVANLVKQIMSEGSVTRLVTIVGSGPGDPELLTVKALRKIQEADVLVYDRLVGVDILKRARKEAKKIFVGKSKGRHSCGQNEINTTLLEEAKPGRNVVRLKGGDPFVFGRGGEERAFLMSHGVEVEIVPGITAALGCGAVSGIPMTLRETSQAVTFITGHGDGELALNWKALANLGHTLVVYMGIGVAKDISQNLIANGMSAEVPIAVIANGTTPEQKLVIGKLGSLPLLISESDIIAPAIIVIGEVVGQSRLEVMELAEKVRGLPNNISQKQNLPQQVSTRRGVL; encoded by the coding sequence ATGACTACGGCATCATCTGATTCAGGCAGGCGAGCCAGAGGAGTGAGGTCAAATGAAATAAGACGACATTTGCCGCTGTTTGTTGATTTGGTTCGTAAAGAATGCCTAGTAGTAGGGTCTGGAAGCCTCGCGATTGAAAAAGCAAGGTTGCTTCTAGATTTTGGAGCTTTTGTAACGATTTTGGGCTCAATGCATTCAAAAGAGTTGAGGGTTCTACAAGGGCTATATAGTGGATGCTCGATAGTTAATGCCAATTTTAGTGACTATGATCTGTCAGGGGTTACATTGATTGTGAGTGCCACAGAGAGTTCTGAAGATGATATTCTGATTGGAGAGACTGCGATCGCGGCAAGAATACCTGTAAATGTTGTTGATAATATAGCATTATCCACATTCACTTTTCCGGCAGTAGTGGATAGGGGAAGTATTCAAGTAGGTATTGGTAGCAATGGCAGGTCTCCCGGTCTTGTTACGAAATTAAAGGATGAGTTAGAGTTATCCTTGCCTCAGGATCTTGGCTCTATAGCTGATCTTATTTTTCAAATGCGTCCGGCGGTAAAAGAAATTTTACCGACATTAGAGCTCCGTCGAAAATTTTGGCGAAGGCTTCTTAAAGATGAAAGTGCAGGTTTATTTCTCTCAAGAAAAAATGGTTTAGAACGTAAAGACGTAGCTAATTTAGTTAAACAGATTATGTCTGAAGGAAGTGTTACTCGTTTGGTAACTATCGTGGGGTCTGGCCCAGGAGATCCGGAGCTACTTACAGTGAAGGCGCTCAGAAAAATACAAGAGGCAGATGTTTTAGTTTATGATCGGCTGGTCGGTGTGGATATCTTAAAACGGGCTCGCAAAGAAGCGAAAAAGATTTTCGTAGGGAAATCCAAAGGACGCCACTCATGTGGCCAGAATGAAATAAATACCACTCTTCTTGAGGAGGCCAAACCTGGCCGAAATGTGGTTCGTCTTAAAGGAGGTGATCCATTTGTTTTTGGTCGTGGTGGAGAAGAGAGAGCTTTTTTAATGAGCCATGGGGTAGAGGTGGAAATAGTTCCAGGAATTACAGCGGCGCTTGGATGCGGTGCTGTTTCGGGTATTCCTATGACCTTAAGGGAGACCTCTCAAGCAGTCACCTTTATCACAGGTCATGGGGATGGAGAATTAGCGCTAAATTGGAAAGCCTTGGCAAATTTAGGTCATACACTAGTGGTTTACATGGGAATAGGAGTTGCTAAAGATATTTCTCAGAACTTGATAGCTAATGGCATGTCGGCTGAGGTGCCAATCGCAGTAATTGCGAATGGAACTACACCGGAACAAAAATTGGTGATTGGAAAGTTGGGATCACTTCCACTCCTAATTAGTGAAAGTGATATAATTGCACCAGCAATAATTGTAATTGGTGAAGTGGTAGGGCAATCTCGATTAGAAGTAATGGAGTTGGCAGAGAAGGTCCGAGGTCTCCCAAATAATATTTCGCAGAAGCAAAATTTACCACAACAAGTTAGCACGCGGAGGGGAGTGTTGTGA
- the cysC gene encoding adenylyl-sulfate kinase: MLPIVVVGHVDHGKSTLLGRLLYETDNLPDGKVEAIETMRDRRGTQFEWSFVLDAFKAERDQGITIDTTQIELRTKKRDYLLIDAPGHEEFLKNMITGAANATAALLLIDVTEGVREQTQRHTYLLKLLGVKEVVVVVNKMDLVEYKEENFSLIKQKISSYLDELNIKYQGIIPASARTGDNLSKTSSKMSWYVGSDVLSSMHAFKSSSVLIEEPLRIPVQDIYRFDHRRIIVGKIESGRVRVGDEICFSPTEKTAVITSLEAWNSDLKVSAGAGESVALTLDRELFIERGHVVHSHGNGPSVGHDITVRLIWFAKTPLKVGAKLQVKFQTATHQVVVSEIKAVIDLDNLSLESAPTIEKNSVAEIVLHSRTPFAVDPIDRLEPTARGVLFDSYNVVGGCVVLDGVVEKDERHIYPTGHRVSLEQRAEANGHNSGVLWFTGLSGSGKSTLAMALEYELFRRGWQSYVLDGDNVRDRLNSDLGFSPEDRGENIRRVAEVARLVADSGNIVISAFISPYRADRERARQIAETGFHEIYIKANIETCEERDPKGLYAKARRGEIRGFTGIDAPYEAPDNPDLVIDTGVLSIEECIQVLAKYVNEKFGNGSTWHRDVA, encoded by the coding sequence ATGCTGCCGATCGTTGTAGTTGGTCACGTTGACCACGGAAAATCAACCCTTTTGGGGCGCTTGCTGTACGAGACCGATAATCTACCTGACGGCAAGGTTGAGGCGATTGAAACAATGAGAGACCGGCGCGGAACGCAGTTTGAGTGGTCTTTTGTGCTAGACGCGTTTAAGGCCGAGAGGGATCAGGGAATAACCATAGACACTACTCAGATTGAGCTTCGGACTAAAAAGCGTGATTATCTTTTGATAGATGCTCCGGGACATGAGGAATTCTTAAAGAATATGATCACGGGTGCCGCTAATGCAACCGCAGCACTGTTGTTAATAGATGTTACCGAGGGCGTGCGGGAACAGACACAACGTCATACCTATCTACTTAAATTATTGGGGGTTAAAGAGGTTGTTGTCGTAGTAAATAAGATGGACCTAGTGGAGTATAAGGAGGAGAACTTTAGTCTTATAAAACAAAAAATCAGTTCTTACTTAGATGAATTAAATATCAAATATCAGGGAATTATTCCAGCTTCGGCGCGGACTGGAGATAACCTAAGTAAAACATCTAGTAAAATGTCGTGGTACGTTGGTTCGGATGTTCTTTCTTCTATGCATGCCTTTAAGTCTAGTAGTGTGCTTATTGAGGAGCCTCTTCGAATTCCAGTGCAAGATATCTACCGATTTGATCATCGTCGTATTATTGTGGGAAAAATAGAAAGTGGACGTGTGAGAGTGGGAGATGAAATTTGTTTTTCTCCTACTGAGAAGACAGCGGTCATTACCAGTCTTGAGGCGTGGAATAGTGACTTGAAGGTTTCCGCAGGGGCTGGTGAATCTGTTGCCTTAACCCTTGATAGGGAGTTATTCATCGAAAGAGGTCATGTTGTGCATAGTCACGGCAATGGACCAAGTGTCGGGCATGATATAACGGTTCGGCTGATTTGGTTTGCTAAAACGCCACTAAAAGTAGGTGCAAAACTTCAGGTAAAATTTCAAACAGCTACTCATCAAGTAGTAGTAAGTGAGATCAAGGCAGTTATAGACCTAGACAATTTGTCGTTGGAGAGTGCTCCAACTATTGAGAAAAATTCAGTAGCGGAGATTGTCCTTCATAGTAGAACTCCGTTCGCAGTCGACCCAATCGATAGACTGGAACCCACTGCTAGGGGGGTTCTTTTTGATAGCTATAATGTTGTTGGTGGATGCGTCGTCCTGGATGGAGTTGTTGAAAAGGATGAAAGGCACATCTATCCGACAGGGCACCGAGTAAGTTTGGAACAACGTGCTGAAGCAAATGGTCACAACAGCGGAGTTTTGTGGTTTACTGGTTTATCAGGCTCTGGAAAGTCTACTTTGGCAATGGCTCTAGAATATGAGCTGTTTCGTCGAGGTTGGCAGTCGTATGTTCTTGATGGGGATAATGTGAGAGATCGTCTTAATAGCGATTTGGGTTTTTCTCCCGAAGATAGAGGTGAAAATATTCGTAGGGTTGCGGAGGTTGCCCGACTGGTGGCTGATTCTGGTAATATAGTTATTAGTGCTTTTATTTCGCCATATCGGGCAGACAGAGAACGAGCTCGGCAAATAGCGGAGACTGGTTTTCATGAAATCTACATCAAGGCTAATATTGAAACGTGCGAAGAACGAGATCCCAAAGGGCTTTATGCGAAGGCTAGGCGAGGCGAAATTCGCGGATTTACTGGGATCGATGCTCCCTATGAGGCTCCAGATAACCCGGATCTTGTTATTGATACAGGGGTACTTTCGATTGAAGAGTGCATTCAGGTGTTAGCTAAGTATGTGAATGAAAAATTCGGCAACGGATCAACCTGGCATAGAGATGTCGCATGA
- a CDS encoding sulfate adenylyltransferase: MDYLDHLENESIYIIREAYRTMHPLGMLWSLGKDSNVMLWLARKAFLGRVPFPVVHVDTGKKFPEMYAFRDKFEKEWNLDLIRGECPPISSVDPSLPPAARSAARKTDGLKKIMDKHRFSGVFAGIRRDEQAVRAKERVFSPRGMNAEWDQHDQPAEFWGQYTTRMPPGSHIRIHPILQWREIDIWRYTKRENIPIIDLYFSRSGQRYRSLGDQDITNPVESNASDIDEVIEELQTTKIAERAGRAMDHEAEDAFERLRQDGYM; encoded by the coding sequence ATGGATTATTTGGATCATCTTGAAAATGAGAGCATCTACATAATTAGGGAAGCCTATAGGACAATGCATCCTTTGGGGATGTTATGGTCATTAGGTAAGGATTCTAATGTTATGCTGTGGTTGGCCCGCAAGGCATTTCTCGGAAGGGTTCCGTTTCCTGTGGTGCATGTCGATACCGGAAAAAAGTTCCCCGAGATGTATGCGTTTCGGGATAAGTTTGAGAAGGAATGGAACTTGGATCTGATTAGAGGAGAATGTCCACCCATAAGTTCTGTTGACCCAAGTCTTCCTCCAGCTGCACGGTCTGCCGCTCGCAAAACAGATGGACTAAAAAAAATAATGGACAAGCATAGGTTTTCAGGTGTCTTTGCTGGTATTCGACGAGATGAACAGGCGGTTCGCGCGAAGGAAAGAGTTTTTAGTCCACGAGGGATGAATGCTGAATGGGATCAACATGATCAACCAGCTGAATTTTGGGGACAATACACGACGCGTATGCCTCCTGGCAGCCACATAAGGATTCATCCAATTTTGCAATGGCGGGAGATAGACATTTGGAGATATACCAAAAGGGAGAACATTCCTATTATTGATTTGTACTTTTCTCGCTCGGGTCAGCGGTATCGGTCTCTGGGGGACCAAGATATTACGAATCCTGTTGAAAGTAATGCTTCTGATATTGACGAGGTCATAGAAGAATTACAGACCACAAAAATTGCAGAAAGAGCTGGGCGCGCCATGGATCATGAGGCGGAGGACGCTTTTGAGCGCCTTCGGCAAGACGGATATATGTAG
- a CDS encoding phosphoadenylyl-sulfate reductase: MNENTIPKLEQDDHVDLASIRRAGLEERLRKLHGEKDAAALLRSMIKEEFPGKIAAVCSFGAESAVLLSLIAEVSKEIPIIFLETGKHFRETLEYRDHLASHLGLTNVRSVKPSTAEIIDDDPEGKLWRINADYCCHIRKVVPLERSIDPFDAWITGRKRFQSKSRGQLQSIELVGKHIKINPLANWDTVQLKEYFIARNLPRHPLTLKNYFSIGCAPCTKPVEVGGEQRSGRWADSGKTECGIHRAT; the protein is encoded by the coding sequence ATGAATGAAAATACAATTCCTAAATTAGAACAGGATGACCATGTTGATCTTGCATCTATTCGCCGAGCAGGGTTGGAGGAGCGCCTGAGGAAATTGCATGGGGAAAAGGATGCGGCAGCTCTTCTGAGGTCTATGATAAAGGAGGAGTTTCCCGGGAAAATCGCTGCGGTTTGCTCTTTCGGTGCAGAGTCAGCAGTATTGTTGAGCTTGATTGCAGAGGTTTCTAAGGAAATTCCAATAATATTTTTAGAAACCGGTAAACATTTTCGAGAGACGCTAGAGTATCGTGATCATCTTGCATCACACTTGGGTTTAACCAATGTCCGGTCCGTAAAGCCATCTACTGCGGAAATTATTGACGATGATCCTGAGGGGAAACTTTGGCGCATTAATGCCGATTACTGTTGTCATATCAGAAAGGTTGTGCCATTAGAGAGGAGCATAGATCCATTTGACGCGTGGATTACAGGTAGGAAGCGCTTTCAGAGTAAATCGCGAGGGCAACTTCAAAGCATTGAATTGGTTGGAAAACATATAAAGATAAATCCACTTGCTAATTGGGATACAGTGCAATTGAAGGAGTATTTCATTGCGCGCAACTTGCCAAGGCATCCATTAACTCTCAAAAATTATTTTTCCATAGGTTGTGCTCCTTGCACTAAGCCTGTTGAAGTAGGAGGAGAGCAGAGGTCCGGAAGGTGGGCTGATAGCGGGAAAACAGAGTGCGGGATTCACCGGGCGACGTGA
- a CDS encoding transcriptional regulator encodes MDEIDVKILKLLQRNCNLPASEIAEKVGLSTSPCWKRIARLRETGIIKNQLSILDANKLGFGLTAYVSIKTGEHSGSWLDEFSKTVTNMPEVMEFHRMAGDVDYMLKVIVADIDSFDKFYKRLIASSALSEVTTRFSMEKIKETTELPI; translated from the coding sequence ATGGATGAAATTGACGTTAAGATTCTGAAACTATTACAGCGCAATTGTAATCTTCCAGCATCAGAGATAGCCGAGAAAGTCGGTCTATCAACCTCCCCTTGTTGGAAAAGGATCGCCAGACTTCGTGAAACAGGGATAATCAAAAACCAACTTTCCATACTAGATGCCAATAAACTTGGCTTTGGCCTAACCGCTTATGTGAGCATAAAAACTGGGGAACATTCGGGTAGCTGGTTAGATGAGTTTTCTAAAACTGTAACCAATATGCCTGAGGTAATGGAGTTTCACCGAATGGCTGGAGATGTTGATTACATGCTTAAAGTAATAGTAGCTGACATTGACTCCTTTGATAAGTTTTATAAACGCCTCATAGCCTCTTCAGCACTAAGCGAAGTTACCACTCGGTTTTCGATGGAAAAAATAAAGGAAACAACAGAATTACCAATATAA